From Chryseotalea sp. WA131a:
TTGTTTTGATAGTTTTTGTTTACGTATTCTACTGCCTCCACCCAATGCTCATTTTGTTTTGGAAATACTACTTCGGGTGCTTTCTTACTTTTCGGATATTTCAGTCGGTTTTCCGTATCGAACGTCCACTTGCCACCTGTTGGCTGTAACTGCTCATCTACTAGAATTTTAAATTGCTTGCGTTGCCGGGTGTAGAAGTCAGTTTGGTAGAAACGCTTTTTATTTGCGAAGTAATCGTTGATTTGGTCGCTCGTCAAAATGAATAGCGGTGAATCATACTTCACTACATTCATCTTTAAAGTCGTGATTTGCTTTGCTATTCTCCTCTCCAGCAAATAATCTGTGACATCGCAATAGTGTATTTCGCCAACGCCCTTCTTCTTGAGGAATGGCAATAGGTTGCGCACATCGGCAAGTTTGTCGTTGGCCTCAATGTACGTTACTTCATAGCCTTTGCTTTGCAGAACCCGTTGGTACGCCTTCATGCTGGCGCGGTGGAAGACCAGCTTTTGTTTGTGAAAGTTGTATTGTTTAAAAAATAGAAGCTCTTCAATAATTAAAACGGGACGGTTTTTAGCTATGGCTGGATGCTGCTCAAAAAGTTGGTGTGGAAAGACAAGTGTGACTGAGTTTTTCAATGCTGAGCGTTTTAGTCAGAAAAACACACAAACCGGAAGAAGGTTTTGGCTGTTTGAAAATGTCCCCTTACCTCAAAACGAACTTTTTGTCGAGCGTATACACGAGACTCACATTCCAATCAAAATCCCGTGAGGGAATGTCAGAAGCAATCGCTTTGTTGACAATGCTGGAGATCGTGATGGGAAAACCATTGACGCCTACCGTAGTGGTTGCATTTACATAAAAACCTTCATCGGCATCTAGTGTTAGGTAGAATACCTGTGGGTTAAAACTCACGTAGGTTTTACCCGTCATCTTGATTCTCGAGAAATTTCCCTGCAATGATACAAACATGTTATCTTTTGGGGCGTGATCCTGAAATCCATGGCCACGCAAAAAATAAATGCCCACGCTCGTTCTGTTTGATATTTTGTAAGTTGGATTGATCTCCAACGCTAAGAAACGCCTTGTCACCGAAAGTTTCTCTTCAATGCCGTTGATCATCACGGTGTTCGTTACAAAATTTAATCCCGGCAGGTGGCCACCCAACGATAATTGGAATTTCGGTTTGATGATGGCTTTGTAACGATAGATGAAAACAAAAGACCACGGGCGTCCTTCCAACGCAAACCGAAACTGCGGTTCAAAGCTCCAGCGCTTGTTGCCCATGTGCATGTCTAAAAATGCAGCCGGAGCACCCAACGTAAATGCAGGGATGATGGAAAATCCATTGTTGGTAGTGCTCAACTCGGTCTTGAAAAAGAAGGTACTGTCGCGCTGCGCGAAACTATCAGTCGTGTAAAGCAATCCGGTTAGAATCAGTAAAAGTCTAAGTCTCATAATGTTGGTTTTTGGTAGGACAAGATCAAATTTACAACCCCGTTGATTTTTCCATTTGTTCGGACCTTGTCTTTTAAAGGGGTAAGTGCCTCGCCCACCAACTCTTCGTTGTTGTAGGGACCATACACTTCGGCCGTATCGAAAAAAGTTACACCTTGTTCTACTGCTTAGTGAATCAGCGAGATGGCATCTTTCTTCACCGGGAATGGATAATAAGAGAACGTCATGCCCATGCAGCCAAGGCCGATGGCTGAGACTTCGAGGTGTTGGCCAAGTTTAGGTTTTTTCAAGATCGTGGTATTAAAAGTGGATATGTTTTTGTTTTCACAAAGGTGCCAGTATTCGAAAAAATTGGCGTATACAATTTACAGGTTTATCTACCAAATTTACGGATGTTGGTTTGCACCAATAAATAAGATGAATAAGTGCCTACCTTTGACAAGCAAAAGTTCTTGTCATGGAAGAGATCAGACGATTTGAGACCATCAGTCAATACAATGCATTCAACAATCATGAGACGCTTCACCCGCTGGTGACGGTGATCGATTTTTCGAAAGCTGCTCCAAGAAAATTGACGAGAATGTACTTTGGTTTTTACCTCGTGTTGTTGAAGGATGTTGTTTGTGGTGACCTACGCTACGGAAAAAATACTTATGACTACCAAGAAGGAACCCTTGTTTTCATCGGACCGAGCCAGATTATAGATGCGGTCAATAAAAACGAAATGTATCAACCGAAAGGTTACGGAGTTGTATTCCATCCCGATTTGATACATGGAACGTCCCTCGGAAAACATATTGACGATTACTCTTTTTTTAGCTATCAATCTAATGAGGCGCTTCACGTTTCGGAGCGTGAGCGGCAATTGGTATTGGATTGTTTTTCGAAAATCAAATACGAACTCGAGCATGCAGTTGACAAGCACAGTAAAAAGCTAATTGCTTCGAACATCGAATTGCTTTTGAATTATTGCGTAAGGTTTTATGATAGGCAGTTTATCACACGGGAAAATGTAAATAAAGGAATACTCGGAAGGTTCGAAACTTTGCTAAAAGAATTCTTTGCTTCGGACAAGCCGCAAACAGTGGGATTGCCAACTGTTGCCTGGTGTGCCAGTGAGCTTAGTCTATCTGCTAATTACTTTGGGGATTTGATCAAAAAGGAAACGGGCAAATCACCACACGAATACATCCAGCTTAAATTGATTGATGTGGCCAAAGAGCGAATGTTCGACACCAACAAATCGGTAAGTGAAGTTGCCTATGGATTGGGTTTTAAATATCCGCAACATTTCAGTCGCGTGTTCAAACAGCACGTTGGCGTGTCGCCTTTGGAGTATCGGAGTTCAATGAACTAAGAAGTCATCCGTTTGTTTTTGAGCCACTTCGGTTCATTCGGCATTTATCGCTACAGTACTTTACATCTTCCCACACTTTCTCCCATTTTTTGCGCCAGGTGAATGGTCGGCAACACACGGAGCAAATTTTGGTAGGCAGATGTTGCTTTTTGTGCATGCTTTTTAGATGCTAACTAGCTTCTTTTCCCGCAAGTCATCCAACATCAGCACTTCGTCATGATTGGTTTGAAAACTTTTTACATCAAACAAAAACATCGTGTGATCTCCGGCATCTTTTGCCCATAATTTTTCTAGCTCTAATAGCCCGGCACAGTTTTTCAATACATTTCTTCCGTTCCAATCCTCAAGCAAATGTTTTTTTCTCAGGTAGCTTTGTTTGTCGTAGCGAATTCCGCTCCTTTTTCCCAACGTATTTACTAAAGAAATATGTTGCTGACTTAAAATCTGCAGAATAGCCGTTTTGCTTTTTGAAATGTTTTCAAGGGACTTGGTGTGATGGTATACGGCTACCATATAACGTTTTGGGTGCATGCTTACCGCAGAGACATAGGTGCAGATATTCATGTTTACCTGGTCGCCCTCATAAGTAGCCAAACTGTACACAGGAATATTCGGTAAGTTCCAAGGTCGTTTCATGTTACACCTTCAAACTAGACATGCCACCGTCAGCATGCAGCACTTGCCCGGTAATCCAACTTGATTTTTCGGAAAGCAAAAACGCGGCAAGGTTTGCAAGGTCTTCTGGCTGTCCGATTTTTTTGAGCGGGTGCCGTTGTGCGTTGGCATCTTTTTTCTCGTCTGTATTCAGCAACGTTCCCGCCAAGGGCGTATTTGTAATGGAAGGCGCAATACAATTCACTCTAATCTTTGGGGCAAACTCGGCTGCCAGCGCCTTGGTCAATCCTTCCACCGCACCTTTAGACGAAGCCACCAACGAATGAAAATTGAAACCCGTCTGCACCGCCACAGTGGAAAACAAAACTACCGATGCCTGACTCGAATTTTTCAGTTTGGGCAAGGAGGCCTGCACTACTTTTACCGCACCCACCAACTGCAATTGATAGTCGAAGATGAAGTCTTCGGGTTTGATGCGCGCAAATGGCTTGAGGTTTACTGCACCCGGGCAATATACCAATCCATCAATGTTGTCGGGTAAAAAAGAAAAATCAGGGTTTTCATCTAACACGTTTAAATGCGTGTAGCCGGTCAATCCTTCGGGGCGGTTTTCGGTGGTTTTGTTAAACGTGCCATAAACGCGCTGGCCTTCGTTTACCAGCAGTTGCGCCAACGCGCGGCCAATGCCGGAGGAAGCGCCAATAATCACTTGGTTTTGCATATACTTAAAAACCCTCGTTTTATATTTTTGTTTACAACATCTTGATATTGCCGCGCGACTTGTATGTTTGCCTAAACTAAGTAACATGTCCGGTCAGCCCCTTTCCTTAAAGGTATCCGCGCCCCAGTTTTCGCTGGTAGATATTTTTGGGCACAATATTGACCTGGGGACCTATAAAGGCAAAAAGGTATTTGAATATTAGCGTAGATTTACAAAAAATTGATATGACCAAAATTATCGTAAACAACAACGGTTCTCTTAAAGTGGAGGGCGACTTTGAAATATTGGATGCCCAAGGAAATGCCTATGGCTTGCAAGGCCGAACGGTGTTATCGCTTTGCCGTTGCGGACTCTCCAACAACAAACCGTTCTGCGATGGCTCGCACAAAGAAAAATTTCAGGATGAGGCCAAAGCGTTTGAATTGCCGCCTAGGAAAGTGTAGTGTTCTTGGCGCTTTGCAGGTTATTTGCCGAGGTGTCATAAAAAAGGCTTCTCCCGAAAAAGGAGAAGCCTTCAATAAATAAAAAACCAACCCAATTATTTACCTGCCAATCGTTTTGGTGCTCACCACCCCATTGATGGTTACGGTGACTGTTGTGTTTGAGCAACTGCCATCCCCAAAATCAATCACTACTGTATCTGTTTTGTAAACCGTGGTCACGGTACCACTTACAGGTGAATGCCGCCCACGTCCGCATGAAACATCTTCGGTAACGGGCGATGTTATTGAGTTTGAAAACAATATGCTACCATCCGATAGTTTTACAGATGAGACTCCTTCTGTGGTGATTTTTCCACTCACTGGTTTTCCGTTTGCATCAACCGTGATGTTGGATACGCGTTTTTTGCTGCTCTCCCAGGTTGCCACGCTTCCATCTGCAAAAGTTATCTTTCCATTCGTTACGTTGGTGGATGAATTCCCGATACCTCCCGATAAAGTGCTGACGCGCGTTTTTGTGCCCTCTATCTGAATGCCATTTACTTTATAATTTTCATACGTAACAATTTCTGTTTTGCTGCTACTATCACCCGAGCGGTTGATGATAATTTTTCCTGATCGTGTGATGGTGTTATCGCCACGTTTATTGGTTACGCCTGATGCAAAATCGATTACTGTTTTTGCAATTTTAGATAGAAGCGAATCGTTTTTCGGAAATTGCTTGCCGCTAAAACTGCACCCTTCCGGCTTTGAGGCGGGGTCTGGTTCGGGAAGAGTGACGGTGTTTCCAGCGGTATCGTAGTGCGTGATCGTTGCGCCACCTTGCTCGTGCATCCGCAATCCGCGAAAATCGCCTGCACTTTCGGCATCAACAATAGCGAGTAACGCATCATCGGCTGTAATGAAATTGGTTCCCTCTAAAATGCGTGCGCCACCACGACCACCTTTGCGTCCACCGCCATGGGACCCTGACCCCACCAAGCCGTTTGCAGTACTTGAAGAGCTCCCTATTATTGTGAAACTCGTTCCACTTGCCAATTGCCCTGATGTTTGGGCGAGGTCGGTTAATTTGGTTTCGTTACTGTTGGTCAACTCGTTTTTGGAACATGCCCAAAAGAGGGCCATCACAAAAACAACTGAAATTCCAGAAATCAATTTTGTTTTCATATAGTTTAGTAATTGTTTTCGATTAGACGCTAAAGGTGGCAGAAAGATTGTTCGGCTGGCTCGGTGTGTAGCCGTTGACCCAAGAAGTGTAGATAAATGGGACTACTTTTTATACGTCTTCAGGAAAACCTCGGCATATTTTTCGCCAATGGGTAGGGAACGATGGCCGATGAAGACATGCGATTTTTGAAAGGAAGTAATTTTTTCTAGCGAAACAATAAAGGACTGATGAATCCGGCAAAATTGATTTTCGGGTAGTTTCTTCTCAATGGCCTTTAAGTTCAGTCGTGTGAGTATAGGTCTTGTTTGATTGTTCAAGAATATCTTTACGTAGTCTTTTAATCCCTCTATGTACTCGATGGATTGTGTGTCGATTTTGATTTCCTTATATTCTGAATAGACAAATAGATAAGCTTTTTCGGGTATTACGTTTTTTCGCAGCAGATATTGTTCATGGGCGCGATTAGCTGCCTTTAACAGGCGATCAAACGGAATTGGTTTCATGAGGTAATCAATCACTTCCAACTCAAATCCTTCAATAGCATACTGATTGTAGGCCGTAGTCAAGATGGTCATGGGTGGATGTGCTAGTGATTTTAGGAATTGAAGGCCGGTTAACTCTGGCATTTGGATGTCTAAGAAAATCAAATCGACCTGGTTTTGTTCCAAAAAAGGTTTTGCAAGGCTGGCCGATGAAAAGACATTAGCCAACCTAAGAAATGAGATTTTGCCAATATCCTCTGCGATCAGTTTCAAAGCAAAGGGCTCATCATCAATGGCAATACAAGTCAGCGCTGGGTCAGCCATCTAGTTCAATAAAATTTCAAGATGAAGGAAGTATATGTCATTTTCCTCGTGTACTTCTAAAAAATGGTTGTTAGGGTAGTGCATGGCCAATCTTTTTTTCAAATTTGCCAAACCGATGCCCGAATAATCTTTTTCTGCATTGTCTGTGGAACGCGCAATTTTGTTTTTTGCATGGATGGTCAAGAGACCGTTTTCAATTCGCAGCAAAACCGAGTTTTTTGAATCCTGATTAAATTCACCGTGTTTAAATAGATTTTCGGCAATGGGAAGCAGCAAAAGAGGGACAATCATTTTATTGGTTGCATCTCCTGAAACCTGAAAGCTGAACGATTCTTTAATCGTAAGCCGCATACTTTGCAGATCAATATATCCTTTCAAGTGCTCTATTTCTTTAATCAACTCCACTTTTTCTGTTGATGTTTGATACAGCATGTAGCGCAACAGCTGAGAAAGTTTTACGATTGAATCTTCGGCTTGGTCTGATTTGGATCGGACGAGCCACCGTATGTTGTTCAGTGTGTTGAATAAAAAATGTGGACTGATTTGCAATTTTAATGCGGACAACTCTGCACTTTTTCGTTGGATCTCCTGTTCGCGTGCAAGTTCTTTTGCTTTGGTCCAATCATCCCATAGAAATAGACTTGTACTGAAAATGATGATCAGACTCGTAATCAAAAAACTTGAAAACAAAGGGCTGGCAAACATTAGTGGTCTGAGGTTGTGCATTGGCCTTTGGTTGTGAAATGGTTCACTCCAAGGGGGTGGTGGGCCAGCAGGTTCTGACAATGTGTTGTGGATTTTCCAATTGGCAATACTTACCACCATTACTGCCACTACTATAAACACAATATAGAGCAATAAACCTTTCTTTTGTAAGACTACAGGGGTTAAGTAATAGAGATTAAGATAGAAAAGCCCTATCAATATCCCGTTGCGGAGTAACAGCGATAACAGGTTTAATGGCACCAACGCTTTTTCAAAATCTCCGGGGGGAGATAACAATAAAGGCGCCAACAGAAAAATAGCCCAAGCCGCTACATGCAAAATTAGTATCTGCGGCTTACCGTTTTGCAAAATCATTATGCAAAAATACGTGTTTGTCTTAACAATTTGATGCAGAGCGTAGATGCATCCATCAGGTGTGTAGATAGGGTAGGCACTCGGAAACGGAAATTTTTCCTTCCATGCTTTGCTCCGCCATTGTAAACGGCTACATGTCCTTTCGGTTTTAAAATCTCCTTGGTCATGCCACTGCGCATACGCGATGCAAAGCATGTAATAATGGGCATATGCTTGTCGGAAAGCTTTTGAGATCATTGCGCAACTCGTCAACTGCAATAACGCAAGAAACTTACTCCAAGGCTTCTTTATAAACTTTTAAAACCCGCTCTCTCGCCAACTTATGCTCAACAATAGGTTGGGGGTAAGCCGATGTTCCAAACTCAGCCACCCATTTTTTGATATACTCCAATTTGGGATCAAACTTTTCGGTTTGTAATTCGGGATTGAACACGCGAAAGTAAGGAGCAGCATCGCAACCAGAGCTGGCCGCCCACTGCCACCCTCCGTTATTGGCAGCTAAATCAAAATCAAGTAATTTCTTTGCAAAATAGGCTTCACCCCACCGCCAATCAATCAATAGATGTTTGGTGAGAAAACTGGCCGTAATCATGCGCACTCGGTTGTGCATGAAGCCGGTTGTGTTTAGTTCTCGCATGCCAGCATCTACAATGGGGTAACCTGTTTTACCTTCACACCAAGCTGTAAATTCTTTTTCGTTATTGAGCCATCGAATTTTATCATAAGCAGGTTTGAAGGCTTTGGTTGCTGCCTTCGGAAAGTGCCATAAAATCATGTGATAGAAGTCGCGCCAGATCAATTCGTTCAACCACGTTTCATTTTTCTTCCGTGCTAGCTGCACCAACGTGCGAATGCTTACCGTGCCAAAACGCAAATGCACACTAAGTTTCGTTGTTCCTGCAATCGCAGGAAAGTTTCGTTGCTTGTCGTAATGCTCAACAATGGATTGCTTCACCAATCGTTCTGGGAAGGAGAAGGAAGTTTCTTGAAAACCAATCGCTTGCAACGAGGGCAGGGGTAGTGGAGTTATTTTTTTGAAATTCCTAAAATGTTTTTCGGTAGGAAAACTCGTGAGGGTTGAATCCATGACCTTACTTTTCCACTTTCGGCTGTAAGGCGTGAAAACGGTGTAGGGCTTGCCATCGTCTTTTGTTACTTCCTCTTTTTCAAAAATGACTTGGTCTTTGAATGTTTTGAAGACTGTGCCTTTTGCTTCTAAAATCGTTTTTACCTGCTCGTCCCGATTTCGGGCGTAGGGTTCATAATCGTGGTTGGTGTAAACTGCTTTGGGATTTGCCTTTTTAAAAATTTCGACAGGGTTTCCATGCAGCACCAACAACGAACTGCCCATCTCTACCAATTGCTTTTGCATGACCGTAAGCGATTGATGGATGAAGGCTACGCGCAAATCCGTCTTGTCTTCGAGCTTATCAAGGATTTCTGTATCGAAAATAAAAATGGGGAGTACTTCTGCGTTTTCTTTTAAGGCATGGTATAGCCCTGCATTATCTTGCAAACGAAGATCGCGCCTAAGCCAGAAGAGGGTAGTGGTAGGGGAGATTGAATTTTCAGGATGCGAAGCAGCGAGCGTCATCGAATCTATTTTTGCATGCCTCCAGATTGAAGCATGTCCAATTCCTTTTCTAGTTTGTCGATTGCCTCCATTTTCACTGCGTAAAGTTTAAGGTCGCCAGAGCGCTGAATCTGCATGGCTTCTTCAAGCAATTTCTTGCGCTTGTTGGTGAGGTCTTTGATAGGGTCTTTTTTGAGGAAAGAAAACATAACATTATTTTGATAATAAACAACGCAAACGGCAAATTGTTATTTGCCAGAGCTAATCACCAGAGGAATCAACTTAGCCGCTTCCGTCAGGGCAGGCCGCCTAATCTTGCATTATGCGCTGTTTGCTGGTGATTTTCACCCCTAAAAAACTTCATTTTTACGATTGGTTTTTCTTGTTAACTTTACCGCCCTGTAAAACTACAAACCACTGATTCCCAATGAAGTTTATTGTCAACTCTAGCTATTTGCTAAAACAACTTTCGAATATCAACGGTGTGATCACCACCAACCCCGTAGTGCCCATTTTAGAGAATTTTTTGTTCGAGATCGATAAGAGCAATTTAAAGGTTACTGCATCTGATTTGCAAACCTCTATGATTACGGAAATCAATGTTGAATCCAAAGAGAAAGGAAGTATTGCAGTGCCCGCTCGTATTTTGTTGGATACGCTCAAGAACTTGCCCGATCAGCCAGTAACTTTTTCAATTGACTCGACTAGCTATGCTATTGAAATCAGTTCGGATAATGGACGTTATAAATTGGCAGGCGAGAATGCGACCGACTTCCCTAAAGTGCCAGCGGTTTCAAATGACTTCTCAGCACATATTTCGTCAGAGGTGTTGGCTAAAGCAGTTAATAATACCATTTTCGCTACCAGTAGTGACGAACTTCGCCCTGCGATGACGGGTGTGTATGTTAACTTAGGTGAGAAGAACACCACCTTTGTGGCAACAGACGGCCATCGTTTGGTTCGCTACAGAAGAACGGACATTAAATCAGAAAATGGCAGCACAATCATCATTCCGCGCAAAGCGTTGAATTTGTTGAAGAGCACATTGCCCACTGAAAATACCGATGTAACGATTGAC
This genomic window contains:
- the dnaN gene encoding DNA polymerase III subunit beta, which encodes MKFIVNSSYLLKQLSNINGVITTNPVVPILENFLFEIDKSNLKVTASDLQTSMITEINVESKEKGSIAVPARILLDTLKNLPDQPVTFSIDSTSYAIEISSDNGRYKLAGENATDFPKVPAVSNDFSAHISSEVLAKAVNNTIFATSSDELRPAMTGVYVNLGEKNTTFVATDGHRLVRYRRTDIKSENGSTIIIPRKALNLLKSTLPTENTDVTIDFNASNAFFNFGNIRMICRLIDERFPDYENVIPSSNPIKMTISRTDLLGSLKRISIYANKTTHQVRLKITGSELQVSAEDLDFSNEANERLSCEHEGEDIEIGFNARFLIEMLSNLDADQIRLNMSAPNKAGVINPAEKDKSEDILMLVMPVMLNQYV
- a CDS encoding flavin reductase produces the protein MKRPWNLPNIPVYSLATYEGDQVNMNICTYVSAVSMHPKRYMVAVYHHTKSLENISKSKTAILQILSQQHISLVNTLGKRSGIRYDKQSYLRKKHLLEDWNGRNVLKNCAGLLELEKLWAKDAGDHTMFLFDVKSFQTNHDEVLMLDDLREKKLVSI
- a CDS encoding response regulator transcription factor, which codes for MADPALTCIAIDDEPFALKLIAEDIGKISFLRLANVFSSASLAKPFLEQNQVDLIFLDIQMPELTGLQFLKSLAHPPMTILTTAYNQYAIEGFELEVIDYLMKPIPFDRLLKAANRAHEQYLLRKNVIPEKAYLFVYSEYKEIKIDTQSIEYIEGLKDYVKIFLNNQTRPILTRLNLKAIEKKLPENQFCRIHQSFIVSLEKITSFQKSHVFIGHRSLPIGEKYAEVFLKTYKK
- a CDS encoding SDR family oxidoreductase translates to MQNQVIIGASSGIGRALAQLLVNEGQRVYGTFNKTTENRPEGLTGYTHLNVLDENPDFSFLPDNIDGLVYCPGAVNLKPFARIKPEDFIFDYQLQLVGAVKVVQASLPKLKNSSQASVVLFSTVAVQTGFNFHSLVASSKGAVEGLTKALAAEFAPKIRVNCIAPSITNTPLAGTLLNTDEKKDANAQRHPLKKIGQPEDLANLAAFLLSEKSSWITGQVLHADGGMSSLKV
- a CDS encoding histidine kinase; this encodes MILQNGKPQILILHVAAWAIFLLAPLLLSPPGDFEKALVPLNLLSLLLRNGILIGLFYLNLYYLTPVVLQKKGLLLYIVFIVVAVMVVSIANWKIHNTLSEPAGPPPPWSEPFHNQRPMHNLRPLMFASPLFSSFLITSLIIIFSTSLFLWDDWTKAKELAREQEIQRKSAELSALKLQISPHFLFNTLNNIRWLVRSKSDQAEDSIVKLSQLLRYMLYQTSTEKVELIKEIEHLKGYIDLQSMRLTIKESFSFQVSGDATNKMIVPLLLLPIAENLFKHGEFNQDSKNSVLLRIENGLLTIHAKNKIARSTDNAEKDYSGIGLANLKKRLAMHYPNNHFLEVHEENDIYFLHLEILLN
- a CDS encoding DUF2256 domain-containing protein, yielding MHKKQHLPTKICSVCCRPFTWRKKWEKVWEDVKYCSDKCRMNRSGSKTNG
- a CDS encoding Lacal_2735 family protein, with amino-acid sequence MFSFLKKDPIKDLTNKRKKLLEEAMQIQRSGDLKLYAVKMEAIDKLEKELDMLQSGGMQK
- a CDS encoding helix-turn-helix transcriptional regulator, which gives rise to MEEIRRFETISQYNAFNNHETLHPLVTVIDFSKAAPRKLTRMYFGFYLVLLKDVVCGDLRYGKNTYDYQEGTLVFIGPSQIIDAVNKNEMYQPKGYGVVFHPDLIHGTSLGKHIDDYSFFSYQSNEALHVSERERQLVLDCFSKIKYELEHAVDKHSKKLIASNIELLLNYCVRFYDRQFITRENVNKGILGRFETLLKEFFASDKPQTVGLPTVAWCASELSLSANYFGDLIKKETGKSPHEYIQLKLIDVAKERMFDTNKSVSEVAYGLGFKYPQHFSRVFKQHVGVSPLEYRSSMN
- a CDS encoding deoxyribodipyrimidine photo-lyase, whose amino-acid sequence is MTLAASHPENSISPTTTLFWLRRDLRLQDNAGLYHALKENAEVLPIFIFDTEILDKLEDKTDLRVAFIHQSLTVMQKQLVEMGSSLLVLHGNPVEIFKKANPKAVYTNHDYEPYARNRDEQVKTILEAKGTVFKTFKDQVIFEKEEVTKDDGKPYTVFTPYSRKWKSKVMDSTLTSFPTEKHFRNFKKITPLPLPSLQAIGFQETSFSFPERLVKQSIVEHYDKQRNFPAIAGTTKLSVHLRFGTVSIRTLVQLARKKNETWLNELIWRDFYHMILWHFPKAATKAFKPAYDKIRWLNNEKEFTAWCEGKTGYPIVDAGMRELNTTGFMHNRVRMITASFLTKHLLIDWRWGEAYFAKKLLDFDLAANNGGWQWAASSGCDAAPYFRVFNPELQTEKFDPKLEYIKKWVAEFGTSAYPQPIVEHKLARERVLKVYKEALE
- a CDS encoding CDGSH iron-sulfur domain-containing protein, which translates into the protein MDMTKIIVNNNGSLKVEGDFEILDAQGNAYGLQGRTVLSLCRCGLSNNKPFCDGSHKEKFQDEAKAFELPPRKV